Proteins from a genomic interval of Symmachiella macrocystis:
- a CDS encoding DUF3299 domain-containing protein — protein sequence MSTIEAPQHHEMEESTETAVETSTATPISPAVDKEFDYRPVTPLAPVALFFGLCSAAGFLAWEALAIGAMGFLMGAAALWKIRSSGGELGGGMLAKVGLALSLISVIGGSTFLTYQYIAELPEGHERISFKWFARQSPKVVNGQFQLDEDIQALDNKDIFIKGYMFPGRKTTDIDTFVLVKDSGDCCFGGQPKIEDMILVELQNDMKIDLRSQTTPVGIGGKLRLDNRVRISDGLRPVYTLEGYHVR from the coding sequence ATGTCGACGATCGAAGCTCCACAACATCATGAGATGGAAGAATCCACGGAAACGGCCGTCGAGACTTCTACAGCGACGCCGATATCTCCAGCAGTAGACAAAGAATTTGATTACCGACCCGTAACGCCCTTGGCGCCTGTTGCGCTGTTTTTTGGGCTTTGCTCGGCCGCCGGTTTCTTGGCGTGGGAAGCCTTGGCAATCGGGGCGATGGGTTTTCTGATGGGCGCAGCAGCGCTATGGAAAATCCGCAGCTCCGGGGGTGAGTTGGGCGGCGGCATGCTGGCTAAGGTGGGCCTAGCGCTTTCATTGATCAGCGTGATCGGTGGTTCGACTTTTTTGACCTACCAATACATCGCTGAACTCCCTGAAGGACATGAGCGAATTAGTTTCAAGTGGTTTGCCCGTCAGTCCCCGAAAGTGGTCAACGGTCAGTTCCAATTGGATGAGGATATCCAAGCGTTAGACAACAAGGACATCTTCATCAAGGGCTATATGTTTCCCGGACGCAAGACGACGGATATTGATACGTTTGTGCTCGTTAAGGATTCGGGTGATTGCTGTTTTGGGGGACAACCGAAAATCGAAGACATGATTTTGGTTGAGTTGCAAAACGACATGAAAATTGATTTGCGCTCACAAACAACGCCGGTTGGAATCGGCGGCAAACTGAGGCTGGACAACCGCGTCCGTATTTCCGATGGCCTCAGACCCGTATATACGTTGGAAGGATACCACGTGAGATGA
- a CDS encoding PQQ-binding-like beta-propeller repeat protein, with amino-acid sequence MVSVKHVLVCACLTSACCVTSWAGENWPNYRGPSEQGLTDAENLPLTWGEDKNITWQTPIEGKAWSTPVIWGDQIWMTSAPLEGNRLRAICVDKKTGKIVHDKMLYAVAGPQYCHPFNSYASPSPVIEEGRVYVSFGSPYNACLDTKTGKVIWERDDFVCNHFRGPGSSPFLYKNLLILHFDGSDRQYVVALDKQTGDTVWETERTVDFDDIVEKTGKPIRDGDFRKAFSTPMIADVDGRPMLISLGSKALYAYDPETGEELWRLNAPGVHSGSCRPALGHGLVYMPMGSGGKLWAVNPNGSGELPQDHIAWEYKQVVPRRASPLLVGDLLFVVDDGGIAACIDAKTGEGIWRKRLGGNFSASPIYADGKVYFFDEDGKATVIEAAREYRQLAVNKLGDGFMASPAVSGDSLFLRSRSQLYRIDAE; translated from the coding sequence ATGGTTTCAGTAAAACACGTCCTTGTGTGTGCCTGCCTGACGTCAGCGTGCTGCGTAACGAGTTGGGCCGGCGAAAATTGGCCCAATTATCGCGGTCCCTCCGAACAAGGTTTGACCGATGCCGAAAACCTGCCGTTGACCTGGGGGGAAGACAAAAACATCACTTGGCAAACGCCGATCGAAGGCAAAGCTTGGTCGACACCGGTAATTTGGGGAGACCAGATCTGGATGACCTCTGCTCCGCTGGAGGGAAACCGGCTGCGGGCAATTTGTGTCGATAAAAAAACCGGAAAAATCGTGCACGATAAGATGCTGTATGCTGTCGCCGGACCGCAGTATTGCCATCCCTTTAATTCGTACGCATCTCCCTCGCCGGTGATTGAAGAAGGACGGGTTTACGTCAGTTTTGGTTCGCCCTACAACGCGTGTCTCGACACGAAAACGGGTAAGGTGATTTGGGAACGGGATGATTTTGTCTGCAATCATTTCCGCGGTCCCGGCTCGTCACCGTTTCTGTATAAAAATCTGCTCATTTTGCACTTTGATGGCAGTGACCGCCAATATGTCGTGGCGCTCGACAAGCAGACCGGCGATACGGTTTGGGAAACCGAGCGCACTGTTGATTTCGACGACATCGTAGAAAAGACCGGCAAACCGATACGCGACGGGGATTTCCGCAAAGCGTTTTCGACTCCGATGATCGCCGACGTCGATGGCCGGCCGATGTTGATCAGTTTGGGATCCAAAGCGCTGTATGCCTATGATCCGGAAACGGGAGAGGAGCTTTGGCGGCTGAATGCACCCGGCGTACATTCGGGGTCGTGCCGTCCGGCGCTAGGACACGGTTTGGTATATATGCCGATGGGCTCCGGCGGAAAACTGTGGGCCGTCAATCCCAACGGCAGCGGGGAACTTCCGCAGGATCATATCGCCTGGGAATACAAACAAGTGGTCCCCCGACGAGCCTCTCCGTTGTTGGTGGGTGATTTGTTATTCGTAGTCGACGACGGGGGCATCGCCGCCTGTATTGATGCGAAAACGGGCGAGGGGATTTGGCGAAAACGGCTGGGCGGGAACTTCTCAGCTTCGCCGATTTATGCGGACGGCAAAGTTTATTTCTTCGATGAGGACGGCAAAGCAACAGTCATCGAAGCGGCCCGCGAATATCGCCAATTGGCGGTCAATAAACTGGGGGACGGTTTTATGGCTTCTCCGGCGGTTTCAGGCGACTCCCTGTTCCTCCGTTCACGCAGCCAGCTCTACCGTATCGACGCTGAGTAG
- a CDS encoding 3-keto-disaccharide hydrolase, giving the protein MKKHTLACWICTLLALCFSVRIAAGAEEAEKVITPTDAPIVLFNGKDLTNFYTWLQDTKREDPRKVFTVTKEADGTPVIRASGDGFGGIVTKDKYTNYHLVVEYRWGELTWGQRKMAAKDSGVLLHCNGDDGNYNEGGGNSPWMAGIECQIIEGGVGDFLVLGGTDNDGTKRVPKLTCEFVKDRDGEAVWKKGGEKQAFTSGRINWFGRDPDWKDELGIRFEQDKDSPGQKWTRLECICDGGKITNIVNGTVVNYGEMAEPESGKLMFQSEGAEIFFRKIELHPLKKE; this is encoded by the coding sequence ATGAAAAAACACACATTGGCTTGTTGGATTTGTACGTTGCTCGCACTTTGCTTTTCGGTGCGAATCGCCGCCGGCGCAGAGGAGGCCGAAAAGGTCATCACGCCGACGGATGCTCCGATCGTGCTGTTTAACGGCAAGGATCTGACGAATTTTTATACCTGGTTGCAGGATACGAAACGTGAAGATCCTCGCAAGGTCTTCACCGTAACCAAAGAAGCCGATGGAACGCCGGTGATCCGCGCTTCAGGAGACGGGTTTGGCGGAATTGTGACGAAGGATAAATATACCAATTACCACTTGGTGGTCGAGTACCGCTGGGGTGAGCTGACCTGGGGCCAACGGAAAATGGCAGCAAAGGACAGCGGCGTCCTGTTGCACTGCAACGGCGACGATGGCAATTACAACGAGGGTGGTGGAAACTCACCCTGGATGGCGGGTATCGAGTGCCAGATCATCGAAGGGGGCGTCGGCGATTTTCTCGTGTTGGGAGGAACCGACAACGACGGGACCAAACGTGTCCCCAAACTGACCTGCGAGTTCGTCAAAGACCGTGACGGCGAAGCCGTTTGGAAAAAAGGCGGCGAGAAGCAGGCTTTCACCAGTGGACGCATCAATTGGTTCGGGCGCGACCCTGATTGGAAAGACGAATTGGGGATTCGTTTTGAGCAAGACAAAGACAGCCCGGGTCAAAAATGGACTCGGTTGGAATGCATTTGCGACGGTGGGAAGATCACCAATATTGTGAACGGGACCGTCGTTAACTATGGCGAGATGGCGGAACCGGAATCCGGCAAGCTGATGTTCCAATCCGAAGGCGCCGAGATCTTCTTTCGCAAAATCGAATTGCATCCGCTGAAAAAAGAATAA
- a CDS encoding sialidase family protein gives MHLRISLATLLFLIAFCTAPEMSRTTLRAADSETAQNATTLFELGEGKESEFGFRIPALARTNSGTLLAFAERRLGLHDHAENDIVLRRSLDGGRSWQPLQIVAEAGGDSLNDPCVVVLDSGRILLRYTHFPKGVHARTTKHTVIAEPGYGGPKNVSLFLTHSDDDGATWSKPRNVTRDMRRKTAISVGSPGAALQLTRGPHQGRIVFPNYEVYHLGGDKRKSANSVSYSDDGGASWKLSGTIAEPGPKGFGNEAQLAELAGGGILLSARDQEGGTVRKLSVSSDGGATWSPHRLATDLLTPQCMSSVMRYTWPNDQQTGVLLHTLPHTKDKRANGTIMISRDEGQSWKPARVIVPAGFEYSCLIRFPDGDIGCLYETDHCRSIDFQRLKAKTIFGDQ, from the coding sequence ATGCACTTACGAATCTCACTCGCCACGCTCCTATTCTTGATCGCGTTTTGCACCGCACCCGAAATGTCGCGCACCACGCTGCGGGCTGCGGATAGCGAAACGGCACAAAATGCCACCACGCTCTTTGAACTGGGCGAAGGAAAAGAGAGCGAATTTGGTTTTCGTATTCCTGCATTGGCACGGACCAATTCGGGAACCTTGCTGGCGTTTGCCGAACGGCGCCTTGGTTTGCACGACCATGCCGAAAACGATATCGTGCTGCGCCGCAGTCTCGACGGCGGTCGCAGTTGGCAGCCGTTGCAAATCGTTGCCGAAGCGGGGGGCGATTCGCTGAATGATCCTTGCGTTGTTGTGCTGGACAGTGGACGTATTCTTCTACGGTACACGCATTTCCCCAAAGGCGTGCATGCCCGCACGACCAAACACACCGTCATCGCCGAGCCGGGATACGGGGGCCCGAAAAACGTGTCCCTGTTTTTGACACATTCTGATGATGACGGCGCCACTTGGTCGAAACCGCGCAACGTCACGCGAGACATGCGGCGAAAAACGGCGATCTCCGTCGGCAGCCCCGGCGCCGCTTTGCAACTGACCCGCGGCCCGCATCAGGGGCGCATCGTGTTCCCCAATTACGAAGTCTACCATCTGGGCGGCGACAAGCGAAAATCGGCGAATAGCGTTTCGTATAGCGACGATGGCGGCGCCAGTTGGAAACTCTCAGGTACGATTGCCGAACCGGGACCAAAGGGATTTGGAAATGAAGCCCAGTTGGCCGAACTGGCCGGCGGCGGCATCCTCCTATCGGCCCGTGATCAAGAAGGCGGAACCGTTCGGAAGCTCTCCGTGAGCAGCGACGGCGGAGCAACCTGGTCGCCGCATCGATTGGCTACCGATCTACTGACCCCGCAATGCATGTCCAGCGTCATGCGCTATACCTGGCCCAACGACCAGCAAACGGGTGTGCTCTTGCACACCTTGCCGCACACCAAGGACAAACGTGCCAACGGCACGATCATGATCAGCCGCGACGAAGGCCAATCCTGGAAACCGGCCCGCGTAATCGTCCCAGCCGGTTTCGAATACAGTTGTTTAATCCGCTTTCCCGACGGCGACATCGGCTGCCTGTATGAAACAGACCACTGCCGCTCAATCGATTTCCAACGTCTGAAAGCAAAGACAATCTTCGGCGACCAATAA
- a CDS encoding ATP-binding cassette domain-containing protein — protein MSLLSLNRVSFAFGGPLLLDEVNLEIEPGERIGLLGRNGAGKSTLMKLLAGELAPEDGELNRAGGLKIARLIQEVPQGEQGTVTEVVADGFNDDVEESGAANHPPVEEWQIEHSVETVLSRMKLNGEDRFAALSSGMKRRVLLARALVREPNILLLDEPTNHLDIEAISWLEGFLKNYNGTLIVVTHDRVFLQAIATRIIEIDRGQLFDWTCDYATFLDRKQAALEAEEKQNAAFDRKLAQEEVWIRQGIKARRTRNEGRVRALKKLREERSQRRNQVGNVRMEVSEAEKSGRMVIEAKNISFSYGDTPIVDDFSTLITRGDRIGIIGPNGAGKTTLLKLLLGDLEPQQGSLRHGTRLEVAYFDQLRETIEEDKTVAENVGEGQDKLMINGREKHIYGYLQDFLFTPERARRPARYLSGGERNRLMLAKLFKRAANVLVLDEPTNDLDTETLELLEELIDNFGGTLLIVSHDRAFLNNVVTGTFVFEGEGQIKEYAGGYDDYIRQRDLNLAAEQPEKPAKKQAKKTERTPQKKLTFKEQRELADLPEELGWLEKQIADLHDAMADPAFFKQDSAAITQATTELESLEKQLAETYERWESLEARA, from the coding sequence ATGTCATTATTGAGCTTAAACCGCGTCTCCTTTGCCTTTGGCGGGCCGTTATTGCTGGACGAAGTCAACCTCGAGATCGAGCCGGGGGAGCGGATTGGTCTGTTGGGACGCAACGGCGCTGGCAAGTCCACGCTGATGAAACTACTGGCCGGTGAACTTGCCCCCGAAGATGGCGAACTGAACCGCGCCGGTGGGTTGAAGATCGCGCGGCTTATCCAAGAAGTCCCGCAAGGAGAGCAGGGGACCGTCACCGAAGTCGTCGCTGACGGATTCAATGACGACGTGGAGGAGTCGGGTGCGGCGAATCATCCGCCGGTCGAAGAATGGCAAATCGAACATTCCGTCGAAACCGTGCTCTCTCGTATGAAACTCAACGGCGAAGACCGGTTCGCGGCGCTCTCGTCCGGGATGAAACGCCGTGTGCTGTTGGCACGAGCCTTGGTCCGCGAGCCGAACATTTTGTTACTCGACGAACCGACAAACCACCTCGACATCGAAGCCATCTCCTGGCTAGAGGGCTTTCTCAAGAACTACAACGGCACGTTAATTGTCGTCACGCACGACCGGGTCTTCCTGCAGGCAATCGCTACTCGGATCATCGAAATCGACCGCGGACAACTCTTCGACTGGACCTGCGACTACGCCACTTTTCTGGACCGGAAACAAGCAGCGCTGGAAGCCGAGGAAAAACAAAACGCCGCCTTTGACCGTAAGTTGGCTCAGGAAGAAGTCTGGATTCGTCAAGGAATCAAAGCCCGCCGAACGCGCAACGAAGGACGCGTGCGAGCGCTGAAGAAACTGCGTGAAGAACGCAGTCAGCGTCGCAACCAAGTCGGCAACGTCCGCATGGAAGTCTCTGAAGCTGAGAAATCGGGACGGATGGTGATCGAGGCCAAAAACATCTCGTTCTCCTACGGCGACACACCGATCGTCGACGATTTCTCAACGCTGATCACGCGCGGCGACCGCATCGGCATCATCGGCCCCAACGGCGCCGGCAAGACGACATTGCTGAAACTCCTGCTAGGCGATTTGGAACCCCAGCAAGGTAGCCTGCGGCATGGCACGCGGTTGGAAGTCGCCTATTTTGACCAGTTGCGGGAAACGATCGAAGAAGACAAGACCGTCGCTGAAAATGTGGGCGAAGGTCAGGACAAACTGATGATCAATGGCCGCGAAAAACACATTTATGGATATCTGCAAGACTTCTTGTTCACCCCCGAACGCGCCCGCCGACCGGCACGATATCTCTCAGGCGGCGAACGCAATCGGCTGATGCTGGCCAAACTCTTCAAGCGGGCCGCCAACGTGCTGGTATTGGACGAACCGACGAACGACCTCGACACTGAAACGCTGGAACTGCTCGAAGAATTGATCGACAACTTCGGCGGCACACTGTTGATCGTCAGCCATGACCGCGCGTTTCTCAACAACGTCGTCACCGGCACGTTTGTCTTCGAAGGGGAAGGGCAAATCAAGGAGTACGCGGGAGGCTACGACGACTACATCCGCCAACGTGACCTGAACCTTGCCGCAGAACAGCCCGAAAAGCCGGCGAAAAAACAGGCCAAGAAAACCGAACGCACGCCGCAAAAAAAACTGACATTCAAAGAACAACGCGAATTGGCCGACTTGCCCGAAGAACTCGGCTGGTTAGAAAAACAAATCGCCGACCTGCACGATGCGATGGCCGATCCCGCCTTTTTCAAACAAGACAGCGCAGCAATCACCCAAGCCACCACCGAGTTGGAGTCACTAGAAAAGCAACTCGCCGAGACCTACGAACGCTGGGAATCACTCGAAGCCCGCGCGTAA
- a CDS encoding alpha/beta hydrolase — protein sequence MRSGQSANLLSQTSTIMIPIDSKTTFVFRRCAAFLVLLVVLSGPLTAFAAEPLVLPLWSGDAPGSENIDEAEIVMDRGAGKGYRDRSIAQVHQPTVTVLLPKAKKPSAAIVICPGGGFSRVVIDKEGIDFAKFLNQHGVAGIVLKYRTAESKAHFYGISAATADVQRAIRLTRARAAAWNIDPQKIGVFGFSAGGSIASYAATHFDPGQRSSLDPVERQRCRPDFVGLGYPLVSLRNEVTGGRYQKTAFGKNPTPQQIRQYSNELHVSKNTPPSFLVHTEDDTAVPVKNTHQFAAACKDAGVPCTTFIREKGGHGYGIKDRGNPINQWPTAFVGWLKDRGLME from the coding sequence TTGCGAAGTGGACAATCCGCCAACCTGCTCTCTCAGACATCAACGATCATGATTCCTATCGATTCCAAGACGACTTTTGTATTCCGCCGGTGTGCAGCGTTTTTGGTCCTGCTTGTGGTGCTTTCCGGTCCGCTGACTGCTTTTGCGGCTGAACCGCTGGTGCTGCCGTTGTGGTCGGGGGACGCGCCGGGGTCTGAGAATATTGACGAGGCGGAAATCGTGATGGATCGAGGTGCAGGCAAGGGGTATCGCGATCGCAGCATCGCTCAGGTGCACCAGCCGACCGTGACTGTGTTATTGCCGAAAGCCAAGAAACCGTCCGCAGCGATCGTGATTTGTCCCGGCGGCGGATTCTCGCGGGTGGTGATCGACAAGGAGGGCATTGATTTCGCGAAGTTTCTGAACCAGCACGGCGTTGCCGGCATTGTGCTCAAGTACCGGACAGCGGAATCGAAAGCTCATTTTTACGGGATCAGCGCGGCGACGGCCGACGTGCAGCGAGCGATTCGGCTTACGCGGGCGCGAGCGGCGGCATGGAACATTGATCCGCAGAAGATCGGCGTGTTTGGTTTTTCCGCCGGCGGATCAATCGCTTCGTATGCGGCCACGCATTTCGATCCAGGGCAACGCAGTTCCTTGGACCCGGTCGAGCGGCAAAGATGCCGTCCCGATTTTGTCGGGCTGGGCTATCCATTGGTCTCACTACGGAACGAAGTCACCGGCGGCCGTTATCAAAAAACGGCCTTCGGCAAAAACCCGACGCCGCAGCAGATTCGCCAATACTCCAACGAACTGCATGTTTCCAAGAACACGCCGCCGTCATTTTTGGTGCATACGGAAGATGACACCGCCGTCCCGGTCAAAAACACCCACCAATTCGCCGCCGCCTGCAAAGACGCGGGAGTCCCATGCACCACCTTCATTCGCGAAAAGGGGGGCCACGGTTACGGCATCAAGGATCGCGGCAATCCGATCAACCAGTGGCCGACGGCGTTTGTGGGGTGGTTGAAGGATCGTGGGTTGATGGAGTGA
- a CDS encoding ABC transporter permease: MNLVTIAWKSIRQRALASSLTALSVALGVTLMVTVLVMHGVIFKTFNQPATGYDLIVGAKGSSLQLVLNTIFHLGKPVENIPYLYYKDLKANPRIEAAIPLALGDTTQQGGFRIMGTIPEFFGVEYMPGKKYGVYKGGRYISKPFDAVIGASVARANNWDIGSTFKPVHGVDDGSGDAHVHDEEFTVVGVLGRTGTPNDKGVFVHLDGFYMIEGHEKPADEAAAKAAALRKMKGEAVPAATAHDETHDDHADGDDAHGDDAHSDDAHSDESHDAHAGHHHHDHGPIPDEQKEVTAVLVRTKSPIVTPQLQGFINDQPEAQAVSPIQQISLLFSTFIDNVQLMLLVLISMIILVSGVGIFVSIYNSMSDRKREIAIMRALGARRGSVFAIILAESILLCVGGGILGVLLGHGLVFAAAPYVEAKSGIVMNPWAFEWFELVLIPALVVLASLVGMVPGMTAYRTDVAKALSN, from the coding sequence ATGAACCTAGTCACAATCGCATGGAAAAGCATTCGGCAACGGGCCTTGGCATCGTCGCTCACGGCACTGAGCGTCGCACTGGGCGTCACGTTAATGGTGACCGTGCTGGTCATGCACGGCGTGATTTTCAAAACATTCAATCAGCCCGCCACGGGGTACGACCTAATCGTCGGCGCCAAAGGCAGCTCGCTGCAATTGGTACTCAACACGATTTTCCACCTCGGCAAACCGGTCGAAAACATTCCCTACCTGTATTACAAAGACCTCAAAGCCAACCCGCGCATCGAAGCAGCCATTCCCCTGGCGCTAGGCGATACCACCCAACAGGGGGGCTTTCGCATCATGGGCACCATTCCGGAGTTCTTCGGCGTCGAATACATGCCGGGCAAAAAATATGGCGTCTATAAGGGAGGGCGGTATATCTCCAAGCCGTTCGACGCGGTCATCGGTGCTTCGGTCGCCCGCGCGAACAACTGGGACATCGGCAGCACCTTCAAACCGGTCCACGGTGTCGACGACGGCTCGGGCGATGCGCACGTGCATGATGAAGAATTCACCGTCGTCGGTGTCCTCGGTCGTACCGGCACACCAAATGACAAAGGGGTCTTCGTACACCTCGATGGGTTTTACATGATCGAAGGGCACGAAAAACCCGCCGACGAAGCCGCCGCGAAAGCAGCCGCTCTGAGGAAAATGAAAGGCGAAGCCGTACCTGCCGCAACAGCGCACGATGAGACACACGACGACCACGCAGACGGTGACGATGCTCATGGCGACGATGCGCATAGCGACGATGCGCATAGCGACGAATCGCACGATGCTCATGCCGGGCACCATCATCACGATCACGGACCGATCCCCGACGAGCAAAAGGAAGTCACGGCGGTCCTCGTTCGTACGAAATCGCCAATCGTCACGCCGCAGTTGCAGGGCTTCATCAACGACCAACCCGAGGCTCAGGCGGTCAGTCCGATTCAACAGATCAGCCTGTTGTTCTCAACGTTCATCGACAACGTGCAGTTGATGCTGCTGGTGTTGATCTCGATGATCATCTTGGTCTCGGGTGTGGGAATTTTTGTGAGCATTTACAACTCCATGTCGGACCGCAAACGCGAGATCGCCATCATGCGGGCTCTCGGCGCGCGACGCGGCAGTGTGTTTGCCATCATTCTGGCCGAATCGATTTTGCTCTGTGTGGGCGGTGGAATTCTGGGCGTTCTGCTCGGACACGGATTGGTTTTCGCCGCAGCCCCGTATGTCGAAGCCAAAAGCGGTATCGTCATGAATCCGTGGGCGTTTGAATGGTTTGAACTGGTTTTGATCCCCGCACTGGTTGTACTGGCATCCCTGGTGGGAATGGTGCCTGGGATGACAGCTTATCGCACGGATGTGGCCAAAGCACTGTCCAACTAA
- the ggt gene encoding gamma-glutamyltransferase, whose product MSHADKWARTRPTISGLHGAVASAHPLASQAGLDVLRSGGNAVDAIAATAATLAVVEPYMSGPGGVGFLLLHKADGTTRVLNFSGNTPAAGTPDQFTPESHECGPRACLIPGNLAGWLEAVEREGTLKRSDIFAAAIRHAEDGFPLHPTNVHFLKICTPRLNDTGQRVFATVPHRIGAVLKQPDLANSYRQIVDEGAETFYRGELAGKIAEHIQSQDGLLSREDLANYRPEWESPIGVDYRGTQVKTCPPNNEGFQILQQLRMLESFDLGEMGHNSADYIQLVSEAIKLAVADRIANNGDPKLCEIPLERLLSDDYIAERRSLINRTWASHSEGERWFGPRDEATVGPGRINGMTTHMAAVDEAGNVASITQSLGNGFGSGVMIPGTGIVLNNFAWWCEIDPACPTPNLIAPGKRWSSCMAPLHAFRDGRFWFSVATPGSWGILQTTMQMFLNVAEFGADLQAAIEAPRFRVWERTRMQIETRIPRAVRDQLTRRHHALEPVGDFSPLVGGGQGVMIDPESGARMAAADPRRDGYALAY is encoded by the coding sequence ATGTCCCATGCCGACAAATGGGCGCGCACGCGTCCCACGATCAGCGGTTTGCACGGCGCCGTCGCCTCGGCGCACCCCTTGGCCTCGCAAGCGGGGTTGGATGTTCTTCGCAGCGGCGGAAACGCGGTCGATGCGATTGCCGCGACTGCTGCGACGCTGGCTGTCGTCGAGCCGTACATGAGCGGACCGGGTGGCGTTGGGTTTCTACTGTTACACAAAGCCGACGGCACGACGCGGGTGTTGAATTTTAGCGGCAATACACCAGCCGCCGGCACGCCCGATCAATTCACTCCGGAATCACATGAGTGTGGTCCGCGGGCTTGTTTGATTCCCGGCAACCTTGCTGGTTGGCTGGAAGCGGTCGAACGTGAGGGGACTTTAAAACGCAGCGACATCTTTGCCGCGGCGATACGTCATGCCGAGGATGGGTTTCCGCTGCATCCGACGAACGTGCACTTTTTGAAGATTTGCACACCACGACTCAACGACACGGGGCAACGGGTTTTTGCGACGGTACCGCATCGTATCGGCGCGGTGCTCAAACAACCCGACTTGGCGAACAGCTACCGGCAGATCGTCGACGAAGGAGCGGAGACCTTTTATCGAGGCGAATTGGCTGGCAAGATCGCCGAGCATATTCAATCGCAAGACGGCCTGCTCAGCCGTGAGGATCTGGCGAACTATCGTCCGGAGTGGGAATCACCAATTGGGGTCGATTATCGCGGCACGCAGGTGAAGACCTGTCCGCCGAATAATGAAGGCTTTCAGATCCTGCAGCAACTGCGCATGTTGGAGTCGTTCGACTTAGGCGAAATGGGGCACAATTCGGCCGATTACATTCAGCTGGTCAGCGAAGCAATCAAACTGGCTGTAGCGGATCGTATTGCAAACAACGGCGATCCCAAGTTATGTGAAATTCCGCTCGAGCGATTGCTGAGCGACGACTACATCGCCGAGCGTCGAAGCCTGATCAACCGCACGTGGGCCTCACACAGTGAAGGGGAACGTTGGTTTGGTCCCCGCGATGAGGCAACCGTCGGTCCCGGGCGAATCAATGGCATGACCACGCACATGGCGGCGGTGGACGAAGCGGGCAATGTGGCCAGTATTACACAGTCGTTGGGGAATGGTTTTGGCAGCGGGGTGATGATTCCCGGTACGGGAATTGTTCTGAACAATTTTGCCTGGTGGTGCGAAATCGATCCCGCTTGTCCGACTCCGAATTTGATTGCTCCCGGCAAACGCTGGTCGAGTTGCATGGCGCCGCTGCACGCGTTTCGCGACGGTCGGTTTTGGTTTTCGGTGGCGACACCGGGGAGCTGGGGGATTTTGCAGACGACGATGCAGATGTTCTTAAACGTCGCCGAATTCGGTGCCGATCTGCAAGCGGCAATCGAAGCACCGCGGTTTCGCGTGTGGGAGCGGACGCGGATGCAAATTGAAACGCGGATTCCCCGTGCCGTTCGCGATCAACTCACACGTCGACACCACGCACTGGAACCGGTCGGAGATTTCTCGCCGTTGGTCGGTGGCGGGCAAGGGGTCATGATCGATCCGGAGTCGGGCGCACGAATGGCAGCCGCCGACCCTCGCCGCGACGGCTATGCGCTGGCGTACTAA
- a CDS encoding ABC transporter ATP-binding protein: MSLELKGVRKSYTEPDGTKLPILDVEHFALEKGEQVVLVGESGGGKTTLLNVISGITQADAGSIAVDGYDLTGMMEVKRDRFRAERIGFVFQTFNLLDAFTALENVMLGMSFAGNSGGKKVAQELLERVGLGHRLNHRPGTLSVGEQQRVAVARSLANQPSLLLADEPTANVDVKNQELVLKLIRDACSERNVSLLLVTHSLDVAGQFDRTERLGDFNKPGGSK, encoded by the coding sequence ATGTCGTTAGAACTTAAAGGGGTCCGCAAAAGCTACACCGAGCCGGACGGCACGAAACTGCCGATTTTGGACGTGGAGCATTTTGCGCTGGAAAAAGGGGAGCAGGTCGTGCTGGTCGGCGAAAGCGGCGGCGGAAAGACGACCTTACTCAACGTGATTTCCGGCATCACCCAAGCCGATGCCGGCAGCATCGCCGTCGATGGCTACGACTTGACCGGCATGATGGAGGTCAAACGGGATCGGTTTCGCGCGGAGCGGATTGGGTTTGTCTTCCAAACGTTCAATCTGCTGGACGCTTTCACGGCGTTAGAAAACGTGATGCTGGGCATGAGCTTCGCCGGCAACTCGGGCGGTAAGAAAGTCGCTCAGGAACTTCTGGAACGGGTCGGTTTGGGACATCGCCTCAATCACCGTCCCGGCACGCTTTCGGTCGGCGAACAGCAACGCGTGGCCGTCGCCCGCTCGTTGGCCAACCAACCTTCCTTATTGTTAGCCGACGAACCGACTGCCAATGTCGACGTCAAAAATCAGGAGTTGGTCTTAAAGCTCATTCGCGATGCCTGCAGCGAACGGAACGTTTCGTTGTTGCTGGTCACGCACTCGCTGGACGTTGCCGGTCAATTCGACCGGACGGAACGACTGGGAGATTTCAATAAACCGGGAGGGTCGAAATGA